From Paenibacillus graminis, a single genomic window includes:
- a CDS encoding SDR family NAD(P)-dependent oxidoreductase — protein sequence MQSKIAIIGMACRVPGADTPAAFWHQIVHGVESIRTFKDEELTASGISADIFNHPQYVKRGAVIENADYFDADFFRYTAKDAEITDPQHRAFLECAWEALEDAGCVQDLENYLVGVYASSCISSYVLNLYSDPELMGRLGHVQIGIGNEKDFLASKISYKLGLSGPSVNVQTACSSSLVAVHMASQSLLNGECDLALAGGVTIRGEQRAGYMYQKEGMVSPDGHCRVFDKDSKGTVFGNGLGIVVLKRLADAVRDRDNIQAVICGTAVNNDGDQRIGFTAPSPVGQAQVIHEALSVAGVAPWEISYIETHGTGTELGDAIEIKALKEVYQAGMRPAQFCAIGSVKPNIGHLDTAAGIIGLIKTALALKNQVIPICINHETPNPKLSLEESPFYVNTASRPWKEASAAPKAGVSSFGIGGTNAHVILEEAPSISTDVSAKEHHVFLFSAKTLKSLEQTCRKMADFFGNDSTLHPADVAYTLQTGRKHFPYRKMVVSSSLEEVAQWLRTGSSQAECQGREEVPVALFFSAQQRDMLKIGYELYQRETRLASIIDTYFSDELVLRTLAGLDLQQILAAPRHRNQERLYTELGQFIYQCALADYLISLGIRKEVLIAEGNGVFSAIYVSGSLSMNDLLRIILIGQKWRSAAGEQQSLLEIELASLLHALPVQTSEAEMIAGGIRVDEEMLRRKEFWLSCSQAAGGPQAAELPEQEGRLLIKIGMESEIDGPLNAMSVVSLLRQPVHDEPADSLLYSKLGEIWMSGGTVDWQPFYFRESRKRVALPTYAFDRQRYWYERKEEVPQTAPRKKTPEKWLYRPVWKQYYASSDSSQENRGPDTFLLFIDDSGWGEGIQDSLSAKGNKVCTVKMGAGFRRIHPDQYEIDPGNAEHYLQVFRHVFQTAHPVWKIVHMWSSREYMPDPGGFYSLLHMGKSFGMIQIHQQIQLTVVTSAFQSIMGNEVLVPSNATATGAVHVIPQEFQNVRTALIEMAGEEAGKQDQDIVELLVDEFLKPGPERFLAVRGRRKWVRTFEPMQIDTPIDWKQKRNGVHLILGGLGGIGLTAAKALAEQGAGTLILTGRACFPPEEEWEERLAQYPENDIINQKIRRIIELQEQGAQVYLYQVQVSDEKRMDELFTSIEHIHGKIQGVIYSAGTVVSDFFHNSISHITREMCEVEFEVKMRGLIILEQMIRGKEIEYCMVNSSISTILGGIGLAAYTAANQFMNSFVQRMNQQQNRTRWMAVDWDAWDFSVSDKAGSTAVNERLDQFIHPAEGGEILKALFQVMNKTEHIVVSTTELEPRLALWVNHSRNNEPGGQRESSKELSIEQLLQERIREATGLSNMGADENFFDAGITSIDIVGMNDSIQQHINRPILISSWYEYPTVKKLAGYLKGEEKETRSAQAFDRTEIVNRGMDKLKMLRNKGRELQNG from the coding sequence ATGCAGTCAAAAATTGCAATTATAGGCATGGCCTGCCGTGTTCCCGGAGCCGATACTCCCGCAGCCTTTTGGCATCAGATTGTACACGGGGTTGAATCCATCAGGACATTCAAGGATGAAGAGCTGACCGCAAGCGGCATTTCAGCGGATATTTTCAACCATCCCCAGTATGTGAAGCGGGGCGCGGTTATCGAGAATGCCGACTATTTTGATGCTGATTTCTTTCGCTACACGGCAAAAGATGCGGAAATTACCGATCCCCAACACCGGGCGTTTCTGGAATGTGCCTGGGAGGCGCTGGAGGATGCCGGATGTGTGCAGGACCTGGAGAACTATTTGGTAGGTGTATATGCCAGTTCATGTATCAGCTCCTATGTTCTGAATCTGTATTCAGATCCCGAATTGATGGGCAGGCTTGGGCATGTCCAGATTGGAATCGGCAATGAAAAAGACTTCTTAGCGTCAAAAATCTCGTATAAGCTGGGACTCAGCGGCCCTTCCGTCAATGTCCAAACCGCCTGCTCGTCCTCTTTGGTAGCGGTGCATATGGCCAGTCAAAGTCTGCTGAACGGGGAATGTGATCTCGCCTTGGCCGGCGGGGTCACCATACGGGGCGAGCAACGGGCCGGATATATGTATCAAAAGGAAGGCATGGTTTCGCCGGATGGGCATTGCCGTGTATTTGATAAGGATTCCAAGGGTACTGTGTTTGGAAATGGCCTCGGAATCGTTGTGTTAAAGCGGTTGGCGGACGCAGTCCGGGACCGGGATAACATTCAGGCTGTGATCTGCGGCACGGCCGTCAACAACGACGGTGATCAAAGGATTGGTTTTACAGCGCCAAGTCCGGTGGGACAGGCTCAAGTGATTCATGAGGCACTGAGTGTGGCCGGCGTTGCTCCCTGGGAGATCAGCTACATTGAAACCCACGGGACCGGGACGGAACTGGGGGATGCCATTGAGATCAAGGCGCTTAAGGAAGTGTATCAGGCCGGGATGCGCCCGGCGCAGTTTTGTGCAATTGGTTCAGTCAAACCGAATATAGGTCATCTCGACACGGCTGCCGGCATTATCGGGCTGATAAAAACTGCGCTGGCTCTCAAGAACCAGGTGATCCCTATCTGCATCAATCATGAAACACCCAATCCAAAGCTCTCCCTGGAGGAAAGTCCTTTTTATGTGAATACAGCATCGCGGCCATGGAAAGAGGCAAGTGCTGCTCCCAAGGCGGGAGTGAGCTCTTTTGGCATTGGAGGAACCAATGCACATGTTATTCTGGAAGAGGCACCTTCCATATCTACAGACGTTTCCGCAAAAGAGCACCATGTCTTTTTATTTTCCGCCAAAACGCTGAAGTCTTTGGAGCAAACCTGCAGGAAAATGGCTGATTTTTTCGGCAATGACTCCACACTTCATCCTGCCGATGTTGCCTACACGCTGCAAACCGGCCGCAAGCATTTTCCTTACCGGAAAATGGTGGTCAGTTCCTCGCTCGAAGAGGTCGCGCAATGGCTCAGGACAGGCTCAAGCCAAGCAGAATGCCAAGGGAGGGAAGAGGTGCCTGTCGCCTTGTTCTTTTCTGCACAGCAGCGGGATATGTTGAAGATCGGTTATGAACTATATCAAAGAGAAACCCGTTTGGCGTCTATCATCGATACGTATTTCAGTGATGAGCTTGTCCTCCGCACACTGGCCGGGCTGGATTTACAGCAAATTTTGGCGGCTCCCCGCCATCGAAACCAGGAACGCCTGTATACGGAGCTTGGCCAGTTTATCTATCAATGTGCGCTTGCCGATTATCTGATTTCATTGGGTATCCGGAAGGAAGTGCTGATTGCAGAGGGAAATGGAGTGTTTTCAGCGATATACGTCTCCGGATCGCTCAGCATGAATGACCTGCTCCGAATCATTCTTATCGGGCAGAAATGGCGTAGTGCAGCAGGGGAGCAGCAATCCTTGCTTGAAATCGAACTGGCTTCTTTGCTGCACGCTCTGCCGGTCCAGACTTCGGAAGCGGAAATGATCGCGGGTGGAATCCGGGTAGACGAAGAAATGCTCCGCCGCAAGGAATTTTGGCTGTCCTGCAGTCAAGCTGCCGGCGGGCCCCAAGCGGCCGAGCTGCCGGAGCAAGAGGGCCGGCTGCTTATTAAGATAGGCATGGAAAGCGAGATAGACGGCCCGCTGAATGCTATGAGCGTGGTTTCTTTACTGCGCCAACCGGTTCACGATGAACCGGCGGATTCTCTCTTATATAGCAAATTAGGGGAAATATGGATGAGCGGCGGAACAGTAGACTGGCAGCCGTTCTATTTCAGAGAGAGCAGAAAGCGCGTCGCACTCCCTACTTATGCTTTTGACAGGCAACGATATTGGTATGAAAGGAAAGAAGAAGTCCCGCAAACCGCTCCGCGTAAAAAAACGCCCGAAAAGTGGCTGTACCGCCCGGTCTGGAAACAGTATTATGCTTCGTCGGACTCCAGTCAAGAGAATAGAGGGCCGGACACCTTCCTGTTGTTTATAGATGACAGCGGATGGGGGGAAGGAATACAAGATTCCCTGTCAGCAAAAGGGAATAAAGTATGTACGGTAAAGATGGGGGCCGGTTTTCGCCGGATCCATCCAGATCAATACGAAATAGATCCCGGCAATGCAGAGCACTATCTTCAGGTGTTCCGGCATGTATTTCAGACGGCCCATCCTGTATGGAAAATCGTTCATATGTGGAGCAGCCGGGAATACATGCCGGACCCCGGGGGTTTTTACAGCCTGCTGCATATGGGCAAGTCCTTTGGCATGATTCAGATTCACCAGCAGATCCAACTGACGGTCGTGACTTCCGCTTTTCAATCCATTATGGGCAATGAGGTCTTGGTCCCGTCAAATGCAACGGCAACCGGTGCAGTGCATGTGATTCCGCAAGAATTTCAAAACGTTCGTACTGCATTAATAGAGATGGCCGGGGAAGAGGCCGGCAAGCAAGATCAAGATATTGTGGAGCTTCTGGTTGATGAATTTTTAAAGCCCGGCCCGGAAAGATTCTTGGCGGTTCGGGGCAGACGGAAATGGGTCCGCACTTTTGAGCCCATGCAGATTGATACGCCAATCGATTGGAAGCAGAAGCGGAACGGGGTACATTTGATTCTTGGAGGATTAGGCGGCATTGGCCTGACTGCGGCAAAGGCGTTGGCGGAACAAGGTGCGGGAACCCTTATCCTGACTGGAAGAGCCTGCTTCCCTCCAGAAGAGGAATGGGAGGAACGGCTTGCCCAATATCCCGAGAACGACATCATCAATCAGAAAATCCGCAGAATAATAGAACTTCAGGAACAGGGAGCCCAGGTATATCTTTATCAAGTACAGGTAAGCGATGAGAAGCGGATGGACGAGCTGTTTACAAGCATAGAGCATATACACGGCAAAATACAGGGCGTTATCTATTCGGCAGGTACGGTTGTAAGCGATTTCTTTCATAATTCAATATCCCACATTACCCGGGAAATGTGTGAAGTTGAGTTTGAGGTGAAGATGAGGGGACTGATTATTCTTGAGCAGATGATTCGCGGGAAAGAGATAGAATACTGCATGGTCAATTCATCAATTTCCACGATTCTCGGCGGAATCGGATTAGCCGCCTATACGGCTGCCAACCAATTTATGAACAGCTTTGTTCAGAGGATGAACCAACAGCAGAATCGGACCAGGTGGATGGCTGTGGATTGGGATGCTTGGGATTTTTCAGTTTCTGACAAGGCGGGCAGCACAGCTGTCAATGAACGCTTGGATCAGTTTATTCATCCTGCGGAAGGGGGAGAGATTCTGAAAGCTCTGTTCCAGGTCATGAACAAGACGGAACATATTGTGGTTTCGACTACAGAGCTTGAACCGAGGCTGGCTCTGTGGGTGAACCATTCGCGGAATAACGAACCGGGCGGCCAACGGGAAAGCAGCAAAGAGCTATCCATCGAACAGCTATTGCAAGAGAGGATCAGAGAAGCAACAGGCCTTTCCAACATGGGGGCAGACGAGAACTTCTTTGATGCAGGGATTACCTCTATCGACATTGTGGGCATGAATGACTCCATCCAGCAGCATATCAACAGACCTATTTTGATTTCCTCCTGGTATGAATATCCGACGGTCAAGAAGCTGGCGGGTTATTTAAAGGGTGAAGAAAAGGAAACGCGCAGTGCTCAGGCGTTTGACCGTACTGAGATCGTGAATAGAGGGATGGATAAACTAAAAATGCTGCGGAACAAAGGGAGGGAGCTGCAAAATGGCTGA